One Ricinus communis isolate WT05 ecotype wild-type chromosome 7, ASM1957865v1, whole genome shotgun sequence genomic region harbors:
- the LOC8283463 gene encoding uncharacterized protein LOC8283463 yields the protein MFSLSLLGSVMGSQSPFSLLTLFALLMMSCSPSSVVATSSCHFPAIFNFGDSNSDTGGLSAAFGQAPPPHGESYFHHPAGRYCDGRLIIDFIAESLRLPYLSAYLDSIGSNFRHGANFATAGSTVRPQNTTLRQSGYSPISLDVQYNEFHDFHTRSQVVRNRGGIYKKLLPKAEDFSRALYTFDIGQNDLTAGYFLNMSTSEVMAYVPEVLSQFKTLVSYIYYEGGRNFWIHNTGPFGCLAYVLDRIPLPSGEIDGAGCGIPFNKVAQYYNHGLKNVVAQLRKEFPDAAITYVDIYSLKYSLYSRTRKHGFNESLRACCGHGGKYNYNKKIGCGGKITVRGKQVLVGKSCDDPSVWINWDGVHYTQAANKWIFEQIVDGSYSDPPIPLKMACQRHPLHQKKQQNALRLLNSHFLSLCLCFFYMMEPQLLKNVILGMYLIVSLASSLPKSRASQKSSCHFPAIFNFGDSNSDTGGLSAAFGQAPPPNGHTFFHHPAGRFSDGRLIIDFIAESLGLPYLSAYLDSVGSNFSHGANFATAGSTIRPQNTTMSQSGYSPFSLDVQLVQYLDFHRRSQDYRNRGGVFETLLPGADYFSNALYTFDIGQNDLTAGYKLNLTVEQVKAFVPDIISHFSNTIKVVYAQGGRSFWIHNTGPVGCLPYSLDRFLITAAQIDKYGCATPFNEVSQYFNKRLKEAVVQLRKDLSQAAITYVDVYSLKYTLITQGKKFGFKNPFIACCGHGGKYNYNTYARCGAKRIVNAKELIIANSCKDPSVSVIWDGVHFTEAANRWIFQQVVNGSVSDPPIPLNMACPTVEQ from the exons ATGTTTTCATTGTCTCTCTTAGGTTCAGTAATGGGGTCACAGTCTCCATTCTCTCTACTCACTTTGTTTGCACTCTTAATGATGAGTTGCAGTCCTTCCTCTGTGGTTGCAACTTCTTCTTGTCATTTCCCAGCAATCTTTAACTTTGGTGACTCGAACTCTGATACTGGTGGCTTGTCTGCTGCTTTTGGtcaagctcctcctccacaTGGAGAGTCCTACTTCCACCACCCTGCCGGCCGCTACTGCGATGGCCGCCTTATTATTGACTTCATTG CTGAGAGCCTTAGATTGCCTTATCTAAGTGCATACCTTGACTCAATAGGCAGCAACTTCAGACATGGTGCCAATTTTGCAACAGCAGGATCAACCGTCAGGCCTCAGAACACTACTCTTAGACAGAGTGGTTATAGTCCCATTTCCTTGGATGTTCAATATAATGAATTCCATGATTTTCACACTAGATCCCAAGTCGTTCGTAACAGgg GtggaatttataaaaaattattgccAAAGGCTGAAGATTTCTCTCGTGCTTTGTACACATTTGATATCGGACAGAATGATCTTACTGCCggttatttcttaaatatgtCCACTAGTGAAGTTATGGCTTATGTTCCTGAAGTGCTCAGCCAGTTCAAGACCCTTGTCTCG TACATATATTATGAAGGAGGAAGAAACTTTTGGATCCACAATACAGGACCTTTCGGATGTCTAGCTTACGTGTTGGATCGCATTCCACTTCCATCTGGAGAGATTGACGGCGCCGGATGTGGGATTCCATTCAATAAAGTTGCTCAGTATTATAATCATGGACTGAAGAATGTTGTTGCCCAATTGAGAAAGGAATTTCCTGATGCTGCAATAACATATGTTGATATTTACTCCCTCAAGTACAGCCTCTACAGTCGAACAAGAAAGCACG GGTTTAATGAATCACTGAGGGCTTGTTGTGGGCATGGTGGAAAGTACAATTACAACAAGAAGATTGGATGTGGAGGAAAGATTACAGTGAGAGGGAAACAAGTGTTGGTGGGGAAATCATGTGATGATCCGTCAGTTTGGATTAATTGGGATGGGGTGCATTACACTCAAGCAGCTAACAAATGGATTTTTGAACAGATTGTAGACGGTTCTTATTCAGACCCACCAATTCCATTGAAGATGGCTTGCCAGAGGCATCCTTTGCAT CAAAAGAAGCAGCAAAACGCACTTCGCTTGCTCAATtctcactttctctctctctgtctctgtTTCTTCTACATGATGGAACCACAGTTATTGAAAAATGTTATACTCGGCATGTACTTGATAGTGTCATTAGCATCATCGCTTCCAAAAAGTAGAGCATCACAAAAATCTTCATGTCATTTTCCTGCAATATTCAACTTCGGAGACTCAAATTCAGACACAGGTGGTCTCTCCGCTGCGTTCGGCCAAGCCCCTCCTCCTAATGGACACACTTTCTTCCACCATCCTGCCGGTCGCTTCTCCGATGGCCGTCTCATTATCGATTTCATAG CTGAAAGCCTGGGACTACCATATCTCAGCGCATACTTAGACTCGGTGGGTTCAAATTTCAGCCATGGAGCTAACTTTGCTACTGCTGGATCAACCATCAGACCTCAAAACACCACGATGTCTCAGAGTGGGTACAGTCCCTTTTCATTAGACGTACAACTAGTCCAATACTTGGATTTCCATAGAAGATCACAGGATTATCGTAATCGAG GTGGGGTCTTTGAGACATTATTGCCTGGGGCAGACTATTTCTCAAATGCTTTGTACACCTTTGATATTGGCCAAAACGACCTCACTGCTGGTTACAAGCTCAATTTGACTGTTGAACAAGTGAAAGCTTTTGTCCCTGATATAATCTCTCATTTCTCTAATACTATTAAG GTTGTATATGCACAAGGAGGAAGATCATTTTGGATACATAATACAGGCCCCGTTGGGTGCCTGCCATACTCTTTGGACCGCTTCCTAATCACAGCAGCCCAGATAGATAAATATGGATGTGCCACCCCATTCAATGAGGTCTCTCAGTATTTCAACAAAAGATTGAAAGAAGCTGTGGTACAGCTCAGGAAAGATCTCTCCCAAGCTGCTATTACTTATGTTGATGTCTATTCACTCAAGTATACTCTAATCACCCAAGGCAAAAAATTTG gATTCAAGAACCCTTTTATAGCATGTTGTGGTCATGGTGGAAAGTATAACTATAATACATATGCTAGATGTGGTGCCAAGAGGATTGTGAATGCAAAGGAGTTGATCATAGCCAATTCTTGCAAAGATCCATCGGTTAGTGTAATTTGGGATGGTGTCCATTTCACTGAGGCAGCTAACAGGTGGATATTCCAGCAAGTTGTCAATGGCTCAGTCTCAGACCCACCAATTCCACTGAATATGGCCTGTCCCACAGTGGAAcagtaa
- the LOC8267981 gene encoding GDSL esterase/lipase At5g14450 translates to MNWSRRISRKWKLTLQAVAILLSLALVFSFFPAKGGKKILGHFGGCNFPAIFNFGDSNSDTGGKSAAFHRLPYPNGYSLFKKPSGRYCDGRDIIDFIAERLGLPYLNAYLDSIGTNFRHGANFATGGSTIQPVDSRIFEGGFSPISLDIQLLQFEQFKERTLELYNQGRSSYVVNSLPRPEDFSKALYTLDIGQNDLHSGFGSMTEKQVLESIPGIINHFAQAVEKLYQLGARTFWIHNTGPIGCLPYAVIKYPPEPGNMDQIGCVNSHNNISQDFNRQLKDRVSRLRKQLPDAALTYTDIYTAKYSLISESKNQGFADPFGYCCGHYGDYRVQCGGKATVNGTEISGDPCSNPELYISWDGIHYSQAANQIVANRILDGFLSDPPLFINETCGNHT, encoded by the exons ATGAACTGGTCAAGACGCATCAGCAGGAAATGGAAACTCACCCTGCAAGCAGTGGCGATTCTACTTTCTTTAGCACTtgtattctcattttttcctGCTAAGGGAGGTAAAAAGATTCTTGGACACTTCGGCGGTTGTAATTTCCCTGCCATATTCAACTTTGGTGATTCTAATTCTGACACGGGCGGAAAATCCGCTGCATTTCATCGGCTTCCCTATCCAAATGGTTACTCTCTCTTCAAGAAGCCATCTGGGCGGTACTGTGATGGACGTGACATTATTGACTTCATTG cTGAGAGATTGGGATTGCCTTACTTGAATGCTTACTTAGATTCTATTGGGACTAACTTTCGCCATGGAGCAAATTTTGCCACTGGAGGATCTACTATACAGCCAGTGGATAGTAGAATATTTGAGGGAGGTTTTAGTCCTATTTCTCTTGACATACAGCTTTTGCAGTTTGAACAATTTAAGGAACGAACTCTTGAGCTATACAATCAAG GTAGAAGCTCTTATGTTGTGAATAGTCTTCCAAGACCTGAGGATTTCTCTAAGGCACTATACACATTGGATATAGGACAAAATGATCTTCATTCTGGATTTGGGTCAATGACAGAGAAGCAAGTTCTGGAATCTATACCTGGTATCATTAATCACTTTGCTCAGGCGGTTGAG AAATTGTATCAACTAGGAGCAAGAACATTTTGGATACACAATACTGGACCCATTGGCTGCTTACCTTATGCTGTTATAAAGTATCCTCCAGAGCCTGGGAATATGGACCAAATTGGTTGTGTAAACTCCCACAATAATATCTCCCAAGACTTTAACAGGCAGCTGAAAGATAGGGTGTCCCGGCTTAGGAAACAACTTCCAGATGCTGCGCTTACATATACTGATATCTATACAgctaaatattcattaatttctgAATCAAAGAATCAGG GATTTGCTGATCCTTTTGGATATTGCTGTGGGCATTATGGAGATTACCGTGTTCAATGTGGGGGAAAGGCAACAGTGAATGGGACAGAAATCTCTGGAGATCCATGCAGCAATCCTGAACTCTACATTAGTTGGGATGGCATACATTATTCTCAGGCTGCAAATCAGATTGTAGCCAACAGGATTCTTGATGGTTTCCTGTCAGACCCTCCTTTGTTTATAAATGAAACATGTGGTAACCACACTTGA
- the LOC8283465 gene encoding eukaryotic translation initiation factor 4B2-like isoform X1: MSKPWGSIGDWAADVEREEQEAAAAAAASASSGASGNFPSLRESVTSKPKKKKMTLTEFYTSSAGYAGGESKGLTRDEMLRLPTGPKERSAEEMQYGRLGGGFSNYGRSGSGRMRERDDSEGGWGGNNNNNDNRRQYGRFDEERRAPSVRVSEADEVDNWSIAKKTSITPSYDSSARQNQSSRYSGGGGGGLGGGSRADEVDNWASGRKPFLTTSTSARSSNFGSGFRDSSAPEVDRRTRGGGGGGGGGGGGGAGGIREPERPRLVLDPPKGDTGGGNEVVKTNRSNPFGAARPREEVLAEKGLDWKKLEMEIEAKKTSRPTSAHSSRPSSAHSEARSEGLGLQQGLEKPRPKVNPFGDAKPREVLLQERGQDWRKIDLELEHRRVDRPETEEEKLLKEEIEHLKQEAAPKEESLQSHGGDQPSLQEIISQKEKELEQIIRDFDDKVRFGQKAIERPGSGAGRAANLSERPPSQSGSFDESRSMEYMDRPRSRGTQDAWTRPGDERRAFQGGRERGFMGSRDFDRSRTRDRW, from the exons atGTCGAAACCTTGGGGCTCCATCGGCGATTGGGCCGCCGATGTCGAGCGGGAAGAACAGGAAGCTGCAGCTGCCGCAGCAGCATCAGCTTCTTCCGGCGCATCCGGAAATTTCCCTAGCTTAAGAGAATCCGTCACCtcaaaacctaaaaaaaagaaaatgacgcTCACCGAATTTTACACCTCATCCGCCGGTTACGCCGGCGGCGAATCAAAAGGATTAACACGCGATGAGATGCTCCGGCTTCCAACGGGTCCGAAAGAACGCTCCGCCGAAGAAATGCAGTACGGAAGACTGGGAGGCGGTTTTTCAAATTATGGGCGATCGGGTTCCGGTCGGATGCGGGAACGCGATGATAGCGAAGGAGGTTGGGGaggtaataataataataatgataatagaAGACAGTATGGTCGATTTGATGAAGAGCGAAGAGCTCCATCAGTTAGGGTTTCTGAAGCTGATGAGGTTGATAATTGGTCAATCGCTAAGAAAACATCAATTACGCCGTCATATGATTCTAGTGCACGTCAAAATCAAAGTAGTCGTTatagtggtggtggtggtggtggtttAGGAGGTGGCTCTAGGGCTGATGAGGTTGATAATTGGGCAAGTGGTAGAAAACCATTTTTAACTACTAGTACTAGTGCTAGATCTTCTAATTTTGGATCAGGTTTTCGTGATTCCAGTGCACCGGAGGTTGATAGGCGGACacgaggaggaggaggaggaggaggaggaggaggaggggGGGGAGCAGGAGGAATTCGTGAGCCAGAGAGGCCTAGATTGGTATTGGATCCACCTAAGGGGGATACAGGTGGTGGTAATGAGGTTGTTAAAACAAACAGGTCTAATCCATTTGGTGCAGCCAGACCCCGAGAGGAAGTATTAGCTGAGAAAGGACTGGACTGGAAAAAGCTTGAGATGGAAATTGAAGCGAAGAAGACTAGTAGGCCTACTAGTGCACATTCCAGTAGGCCTTCGAGTGCACATTCGGAGGCTAGGTCCGAGGGATTAGGGTTGCAGCAGGGACTAGAGAAACCGAGACCAAAAGTGAATCCTTTTGGCGACGCTAAGCCTAGGGAAGTTTTGCTGCAGGAACGAGGTCAGGATTGGCGCAAGATTGATCTTGAATTGGAACATCGCAGGGTTGACAG ACCTGAAACAGAAGAGgagaaattattgaaagaagaaatagagCATTTAAAGCAGGAAGCAGCACCAAAAGAGGAATCTCTGCAAAGTCATGGTGGAGACCAACCCAGCTTACAAGAAATAATATCtcagaaagaaaaggaattagAACAGATAATCCGTGATTTTGATGATAAAGTTCGATTTGGGCAGAAAGCTATTGAAAGGCCAGGTTCCGGGGCAGGCAGGGCTGCTAATTTATCAGAGAGACCACCTTCTCAATCTGGGTCATTTGACGAGTCTAGAAGTATGGAGTACATGGATAGGCCTCGATCACGTGGCACTCAAGATGCTTGGACAAGGCCTGGTGATGAGAGAAGAGCATTTCAAGGTGGCAGAGAAAGAGGCTTTATGGGTAGCAGAGACTTTGACAG GTCAAGGACAAGGGATAGATGGTGA
- the LOC8283465 gene encoding eukaryotic translation initiation factor 4B2-like isoform X2 — protein sequence MSKPWGSIGDWAADVEREEQEAAAAAAASASSGASGNFPSLRESVTSKPKKKKMTLTEFYTSSAGYAGGESKGLTRDEMLRLPTGPKERSAEEMQYGRLGGGFSNYGRSGSGRMRERDDSEGGWGGNNNNNDNRRQYGRFDEERRAPSVRVSEADEVDNWSIAKKTSITPSYDSSARQNQSSRYSGGGGGGLGGGSRADEVDNWASGRKPFLTTSTSARSSNFGSGFRDSSAPEVDRRTRGGGGGGGGGGGGGAGGIREPERPRLVLDPPKGDTGGGNEVVKTNRSNPFGAARPREEVLAEKGLDWKKLEMEIEAKKTSRPTSAHSSRPSSAHSEARSEGLGLQQGLEKPRPKVNPFGDAKPREVLLQERGQDWRKIDLELEHRRVDRPETEEEKLLKEEIEHLKQEAAPKEESLQSHGGDQPSLQEIISQKEKELEQIIRDFDDKVRFGQKAIERPGSGAGRAANLSERPPSQSGSFDESRSMEYMDRPRSRGTQDAWTRPGDERRAFQGGRERGFMGSRDFDR from the exons atGTCGAAACCTTGGGGCTCCATCGGCGATTGGGCCGCCGATGTCGAGCGGGAAGAACAGGAAGCTGCAGCTGCCGCAGCAGCATCAGCTTCTTCCGGCGCATCCGGAAATTTCCCTAGCTTAAGAGAATCCGTCACCtcaaaacctaaaaaaaagaaaatgacgcTCACCGAATTTTACACCTCATCCGCCGGTTACGCCGGCGGCGAATCAAAAGGATTAACACGCGATGAGATGCTCCGGCTTCCAACGGGTCCGAAAGAACGCTCCGCCGAAGAAATGCAGTACGGAAGACTGGGAGGCGGTTTTTCAAATTATGGGCGATCGGGTTCCGGTCGGATGCGGGAACGCGATGATAGCGAAGGAGGTTGGGGaggtaataataataataatgataatagaAGACAGTATGGTCGATTTGATGAAGAGCGAAGAGCTCCATCAGTTAGGGTTTCTGAAGCTGATGAGGTTGATAATTGGTCAATCGCTAAGAAAACATCAATTACGCCGTCATATGATTCTAGTGCACGTCAAAATCAAAGTAGTCGTTatagtggtggtggtggtggtggtttAGGAGGTGGCTCTAGGGCTGATGAGGTTGATAATTGGGCAAGTGGTAGAAAACCATTTTTAACTACTAGTACTAGTGCTAGATCTTCTAATTTTGGATCAGGTTTTCGTGATTCCAGTGCACCGGAGGTTGATAGGCGGACacgaggaggaggaggaggaggaggaggaggaggaggggGGGGAGCAGGAGGAATTCGTGAGCCAGAGAGGCCTAGATTGGTATTGGATCCACCTAAGGGGGATACAGGTGGTGGTAATGAGGTTGTTAAAACAAACAGGTCTAATCCATTTGGTGCAGCCAGACCCCGAGAGGAAGTATTAGCTGAGAAAGGACTGGACTGGAAAAAGCTTGAGATGGAAATTGAAGCGAAGAAGACTAGTAGGCCTACTAGTGCACATTCCAGTAGGCCTTCGAGTGCACATTCGGAGGCTAGGTCCGAGGGATTAGGGTTGCAGCAGGGACTAGAGAAACCGAGACCAAAAGTGAATCCTTTTGGCGACGCTAAGCCTAGGGAAGTTTTGCTGCAGGAACGAGGTCAGGATTGGCGCAAGATTGATCTTGAATTGGAACATCGCAGGGTTGACAG ACCTGAAACAGAAGAGgagaaattattgaaagaagaaatagagCATTTAAAGCAGGAAGCAGCACCAAAAGAGGAATCTCTGCAAAGTCATGGTGGAGACCAACCCAGCTTACAAGAAATAATATCtcagaaagaaaaggaattagAACAGATAATCCGTGATTTTGATGATAAAGTTCGATTTGGGCAGAAAGCTATTGAAAGGCCAGGTTCCGGGGCAGGCAGGGCTGCTAATTTATCAGAGAGACCACCTTCTCAATCTGGGTCATTTGACGAGTCTAGAAGTATGGAGTACATGGATAGGCCTCGATCACGTGGCACTCAAGATGCTTGGACAAGGCCTGGTGATGAGAGAAGAGCATTTCAAGGTGGCAGAGAAAGAGGCTTTATGGGTAGCAGAGACTTTGACAGGTAA
- the LOC8283466 gene encoding sufE-like protein 2, chloroplastic isoform X1 — MASSTLPFIPFPILSNPYHQPNPSQTTIQFSPYSNHNNKFTILKMNNKRLNNNNCSTNLSVSCYPTVAVSRLERLVSEFESLTEPIDRVKRLLDYAARLPPFDESARSPGNRVTGCTTQVWLEVRIDEKGRVRFRGDSDSEITKGFISCLISLLDGLEPDEVVSVKAEDLAAMNVGIYGKAQSRINTWNNVLINMHNRTLALVAEQKRNPPLAFTNANASFPQSQLAGGQFTSYTRKMTSCKNWMSTSQ; from the exons ATGGCCTCTTCAACACTACCTTTCATCCCCTTCCCAATTCTCTCGAATCCATATCATCAACCTAACCCTAGTCAAACCACAATTCAGTTCTCTCCTTATtctaatcataataataaattcacgATTCTGAAAATGAACAATAAACGgcttaacaataataattgtaGTACTAACCTTTCAGTTTCTTGTTATCCTACGGTAGCTGTGAGTAGGTTGGAACGGCTGGTTTCTGAATTCGAATCATTGACCGAGCCGATTGACCGTGTGAAACGGCTATTAGATTATGCGGCCCGGCTTCCGCCATTTGACGAGTCGGCTCGGTCGCCCGGAAATCGAGTCACGGGGTGTACGACTCAGGTATGGTTAGAAGTGAGAATAGATGAGAAAGGGAGAGTGAGATTTAGAGGAGATAGTGATTCAGAGATAACAAAAGGATTTATATCGTGTTTGATTTCGTTACTTGATGGATTAGAACCTGACGAGGTTGTGTCGGTTAAAGCGGAGGATTTAGCTGCGATGAACGTTGGTATCTATGGTAAAGCTCAATCCAGAATTAATACTTGGAATAATGTGTTGATTAATATGCATAATCGGACTCTGGCTTTGGTCGCTGAACAGAAGAGGAATCCACCGCTGGCGTTTACTAATGCTAATGCAAGTTTTCCTCAATCTCAG CTTGCAGGTGGACAATTCACCTCTTATACTCGCAAGATGACCAGTTGCAAGAATTGGATGTCTACAAGCCAATAA
- the LOC8283466 gene encoding sufE-like protein 2, chloroplastic isoform X4, with protein sequence MASSTLPFIPFPILSNPYHQPNPSQTTIQFSPYSNHNNKFTILKMNNKRLNNNNCSTNLSVSCYPTVAVSRLERLVSEFESLTEPIDRVKRLLDYAARLPPFDESARSPGNRVTGCTTQVWLEVRIDEKGRVRFRGDSDSEITKGFISCLISLLDGLEPDEVVSVKAEDLAAMNVGIYGKAQSRINTWNNVLINMHNRTLALVAEQKRNPPLAFTNANASFPQSQVDNSPLILAR encoded by the exons ATGGCCTCTTCAACACTACCTTTCATCCCCTTCCCAATTCTCTCGAATCCATATCATCAACCTAACCCTAGTCAAACCACAATTCAGTTCTCTCCTTATtctaatcataataataaattcacgATTCTGAAAATGAACAATAAACGgcttaacaataataattgtaGTACTAACCTTTCAGTTTCTTGTTATCCTACGGTAGCTGTGAGTAGGTTGGAACGGCTGGTTTCTGAATTCGAATCATTGACCGAGCCGATTGACCGTGTGAAACGGCTATTAGATTATGCGGCCCGGCTTCCGCCATTTGACGAGTCGGCTCGGTCGCCCGGAAATCGAGTCACGGGGTGTACGACTCAGGTATGGTTAGAAGTGAGAATAGATGAGAAAGGGAGAGTGAGATTTAGAGGAGATAGTGATTCAGAGATAACAAAAGGATTTATATCGTGTTTGATTTCGTTACTTGATGGATTAGAACCTGACGAGGTTGTGTCGGTTAAAGCGGAGGATTTAGCTGCGATGAACGTTGGTATCTATGGTAAAGCTCAATCCAGAATTAATACTTGGAATAATGTGTTGATTAATATGCATAATCGGACTCTGGCTTTGGTCGCTGAACAGAAGAGGAATCCACCGCTGGCGTTTACTAATGCTAATGCAAGTTTTCCTCAATCTCAG GTGGACAATTCACCTCTTATACTCGCAAGATGA
- the LOC8283466 gene encoding sufE-like protein 2, chloroplastic isoform X3 codes for MASSTLPFIPFPILSNPYHQPNPSQTTIQFSPYSNHNNKFTILKMNNKRLNNNNCSTNLSVSCYPTVAVSRLERLVSEFESLTEPIDRVKRLLDYAARLPPFDESARSPGNRVTGCTTQVWLEVRIDEKGRVRFRGDSDSEITKGFISCLISLLDGLEPDEVVSVKAEDLAAMNVGIYGKAQSRINTWNNVLINMHNRTLALVAEQKRNPPLAFTNANASFPQSQMDSFSTTLLEVCH; via the exons ATGGCCTCTTCAACACTACCTTTCATCCCCTTCCCAATTCTCTCGAATCCATATCATCAACCTAACCCTAGTCAAACCACAATTCAGTTCTCTCCTTATtctaatcataataataaattcacgATTCTGAAAATGAACAATAAACGgcttaacaataataattgtaGTACTAACCTTTCAGTTTCTTGTTATCCTACGGTAGCTGTGAGTAGGTTGGAACGGCTGGTTTCTGAATTCGAATCATTGACCGAGCCGATTGACCGTGTGAAACGGCTATTAGATTATGCGGCCCGGCTTCCGCCATTTGACGAGTCGGCTCGGTCGCCCGGAAATCGAGTCACGGGGTGTACGACTCAGGTATGGTTAGAAGTGAGAATAGATGAGAAAGGGAGAGTGAGATTTAGAGGAGATAGTGATTCAGAGATAACAAAAGGATTTATATCGTGTTTGATTTCGTTACTTGATGGATTAGAACCTGACGAGGTTGTGTCGGTTAAAGCGGAGGATTTAGCTGCGATGAACGTTGGTATCTATGGTAAAGCTCAATCCAGAATTAATACTTGGAATAATGTGTTGATTAATATGCATAATCGGACTCTGGCTTTGGTCGCTGAACAGAAGAGGAATCCACCGCTGGCGTTTACTAATGCTAATGCAAGTTTTCCTCAATCTCAG ATGGATTCTTTTAGCACTACTCTTTTGGAAGTCTGTCACTAA
- the LOC8283466 gene encoding sufE-like protein 2, chloroplastic isoform X2, whose protein sequence is MASSTLPFIPFPILSNPYHQPNPSQTTIQFSPYSNHNNKFTILKMNNKRLNNNNCSTNLSVSCYPTVAVSRLERLVSEFESLTEPIDRVKRLLDYAARLPPFDESARSPGNRVTGCTTQVWLEVRIDEKGRVRFRGDSDSEITKGFISCLISLLDGLEPDEVVSVKAEDLAAMNVGIYGKAQSRINTWNNVLINMHNRTLALVAEQKRNPPLAFTNANASFPQSQLLMTEKMDLEVEWLNYVICC, encoded by the exons ATGGCCTCTTCAACACTACCTTTCATCCCCTTCCCAATTCTCTCGAATCCATATCATCAACCTAACCCTAGTCAAACCACAATTCAGTTCTCTCCTTATtctaatcataataataaattcacgATTCTGAAAATGAACAATAAACGgcttaacaataataattgtaGTACTAACCTTTCAGTTTCTTGTTATCCTACGGTAGCTGTGAGTAGGTTGGAACGGCTGGTTTCTGAATTCGAATCATTGACCGAGCCGATTGACCGTGTGAAACGGCTATTAGATTATGCGGCCCGGCTTCCGCCATTTGACGAGTCGGCTCGGTCGCCCGGAAATCGAGTCACGGGGTGTACGACTCAGGTATGGTTAGAAGTGAGAATAGATGAGAAAGGGAGAGTGAGATTTAGAGGAGATAGTGATTCAGAGATAACAAAAGGATTTATATCGTGTTTGATTTCGTTACTTGATGGATTAGAACCTGACGAGGTTGTGTCGGTTAAAGCGGAGGATTTAGCTGCGATGAACGTTGGTATCTATGGTAAAGCTCAATCCAGAATTAATACTTGGAATAATGTGTTGATTAATATGCATAATCGGACTCTGGCTTTGGTCGCTGAACAGAAGAGGAATCCACCGCTGGCGTTTACTAATGCTAATGCAAGTTTTCCTCAATCTCAG TTATTAATGACGGAAAAGATGGACTTGGAGGTTGAGTGGCTTAATTATGTGATTTGTTGCTGA